A portion of the Ascochyta rabiei chromosome 13, complete sequence genome contains these proteins:
- a CDS encoding Sphingosine N-acyltransferase, with the protein MTEPFPPLTTAAPAHTGGGVARRRRKSSGLGADLPGDVDVPSFATSRRLDGLADRLKSPVDVKADRSLRRSKRRSLRRGLAKFRRACVRHTWLLPLLLLLATLALYLVYPHPSNPVSACLFLSYPLSPSDPLIPASARADPHAPTHYGKGGRDFAFVAFYIVVLSFTREFCMQRLIRPMAVACGIKGRAKQSRFMEQAYTALYFGLYGPFGVWVMSRSPVWYFNTTGMYQGFPHRAHDGVFKAYYLLQASYWAQQAIVLLLMLEKPRKDFKELVAHHIITISLIWLSYRFHFTYMGIAVYITHDLSDFFLATSKLLNYVDSPIVGPYFFVFMCIWGYLRHFINLKILYSILTEFRTVGPYELNWDTQQYKCWISQYISFALLASLQAVNLFWWFFICRIAYRFIVFKDADDDRSEYEPSEDETDARKAEVKTLNADGVSANGVKRGIENVDAPSTPLQTSEAKQPETIGSRVKQRKKGGQS; encoded by the exons ATGACGGAGCCCTTCCCCCCCCTCACCACGGCCGCGCCCGCACACACCGGAGGAGGCGTCGCCCGCAGAAGGCGAAAGTCCAGCGGGCTGGGAGCCGACCTGCCTGGCGACGTGGACGTGCCCAGCTTCGCGACCAGCCGGCGGCTCGACGGCCTGGCGGACAGGCTGAAGAGCCCCGTGGACGTG AAGGCCGACAGATCCCTCCGCCGCTCCAAACGCCGCTCCCTCCGCCGCGGCCTCGCCAAGTTCAGGCGGGCCTGCGTGCGACACACTTGGCTGCTCCCgctcctcctcctgctcgCCACCCTCGCCCTCTACCTCGTGTACCCCCACCCCTCGAACCCCGTCTCCGCCTGCTTGTTCCTCTCCTACCCGCTGTCGCCCTCGGACCCCCTCATCCCCGCCTCGGCCCGCGCCGACCCCCATGCGCCCACCCACTACGGCAAGGGCGGCCGCGACTTTGCCTTTGTCGCCTTCTACATCGTCGTGCTGAGCTTCACGCGTGAGTTCTGCATGCAGCGCCTCATCCGCCCCATGGCCGTCGCCTGTGGCATCAAGGGCCGCGCAAAGCAGTCCCGCTTCATGGAGCAGGCCTACACCGCCCTCTACTTTGGACTGTACGGGCCGTTTGGCGTGTGGGTCATGAGCCGCAGCCCCGTGTGGTACTTCAACACCACGGGCATGTACCAAGGCTTCCCCCACCGCGCCCACGACGGCGTTTTCAAAGCCTACTACCTCCTCCAGGCCAGCTACTGGGCCCAGCAGGCCATCGTGCTGCTGCTCATGCTGGAGAAGCCGAGAAAGGACTTCAAGGAGCTGGTCGCCCACCACATCATCACCATATCTCTCATCTGGCTGAGCTACCGCTTCCACTTCACCTACATGGGTATTGCCGTCTACATCACGCACGACTTGTCCGACTTCTTCCTCGCC ACCTCCAAGCTCCTCAACTATGTCGACTCCCCCATCGTCGGCCCCTacttcttcgtcttcatgTGCATCTGGGGCTACCTGCGCCACTTCATCAACCTCAAGATTCTGTACTCCATCCTGACCGAGTTCCGCACCGTCGGCCCCTACGAGCTGAACTGGGACACGCAGCAGTACAAGTGCTGGATCTCGCAGTACATCAGCTTCGCGCTGCTCGCCTCGCTGCAGGCCGTCAACCTGTTCTGGTGGTTCTTCATCTGCCGCATCGCCTACCGCTTCATCGTCTTCAAGGACGCAGACGACGATCGCAGCGAGTACGAGCCGAGCGAGGACGAGACCGACGCGCGGAAGGCCGAGGTCAAGACTCTGAACGCCGACGGTGTGAGCGCAAACGGCGTCAAGCGCGGGATCGAGAATGTCGATGCCCCGAGTACGCCATTGCAGACCAGCGAAGCTAAGCAGCCCGAGACAATCGGCTCGCGTGTCAAGCAGCGGAAGAAGGGCGGCCAGTCGTAG